Proteins encoded together in one Mycobacterium sp. MS1601 window:
- a CDS encoding acyl-CoA dehydrogenase encodes MSHYKSNVRDQEFNLFEVLGVDKTLGDGPYADLDVDTAREMLHEMARLAEGPIAESFVDGDRNPPVFDPETHTVKLPDAFKKSMRTLLEGGWDKVGLAEELGGMPMPNALQWALIEHVLGANPAAYMYAMGSGMCEIFYNNGTDEQKKWAVLGAERGWGATMVLTEPDAGSDVGAGRTKAVKQEDGSWHIDGVKRFITSADSDDLFENIMHLVLARPEGAGPGTKGLSLFFVPKFHFDHETGEPGERNGVFVTNVEHKMGLKVSTTCELTFGQHGVPAKGWLVGEVHDGIAQMFDVIEQARMMVGTKAIATLSTGYLNALAYAKDRVQGADLTQMTDKTAPRVTITHHPDVRRSLMTQKAYAEGLRALYLFTATHQNAEVAKALHGIEPELAAKVNDLMLPIVKGVGSEQAYAKLTESLQTFGGSGFLQDYPIEQYIRDAKIDSLYEGTTAIQAQDFFFRKIVRDKGVALAHVAGQIEQFIKNESGNGRLKTERELLATALTDVQGMAASLTGYLMAAQEDAASIYKVGTGSVRFLMAVGDLMIGWLLARQAAVAIAALDAGATGADKSFYDGKVAVASFFAKNFLPLLTSTRAVIENIDNDIMELDEAAF; translated from the coding sequence GTGAGCCACTACAAGTCCAATGTTCGCGACCAGGAATTCAACCTCTTCGAGGTACTCGGGGTCGACAAGACCCTTGGTGACGGCCCCTACGCCGATCTGGACGTCGACACCGCGCGCGAGATGCTGCACGAGATGGCGCGTCTGGCCGAAGGCCCCATCGCCGAGTCCTTCGTCGACGGCGACCGCAATCCCCCGGTGTTCGACCCGGAGACCCACACCGTCAAGCTGCCCGACGCATTCAAGAAGTCGATGCGCACGCTGCTCGAGGGCGGCTGGGACAAGGTCGGCCTGGCCGAGGAACTCGGCGGCATGCCCATGCCGAATGCCTTGCAGTGGGCCCTGATCGAGCATGTCCTCGGCGCCAACCCGGCGGCCTACATGTACGCCATGGGCTCGGGCATGTGCGAGATCTTCTACAACAACGGCACCGACGAGCAGAAGAAGTGGGCAGTGCTCGGCGCCGAGCGCGGCTGGGGCGCCACCATGGTGCTCACCGAGCCCGATGCCGGCTCCGACGTGGGCGCCGGCCGCACCAAGGCCGTCAAGCAGGAAGACGGCTCCTGGCACATCGACGGCGTGAAGCGTTTCATCACCTCGGCGGACTCCGACGACCTGTTCGAGAACATCATGCATCTGGTGCTGGCCCGCCCCGAGGGCGCGGGCCCCGGCACCAAGGGCCTGTCGCTGTTCTTCGTGCCGAAGTTCCACTTCGACCACGAGACCGGCGAGCCCGGTGAGCGCAACGGCGTCTTCGTCACCAACGTCGAACACAAGATGGGTCTCAAGGTCTCCACCACCTGCGAGCTGACGTTCGGTCAGCACGGGGTGCCGGCCAAGGGCTGGCTGGTCGGCGAGGTGCACGACGGCATTGCGCAGATGTTCGACGTCATCGAGCAGGCCCGAATGATGGTGGGCACCAAGGCTATTGCCACGCTGTCCACCGGCTACCTGAACGCTCTGGCCTACGCCAAGGATCGCGTCCAGGGTGCCGACCTGACCCAGATGACCGACAAGACCGCGCCGCGCGTCACCATCACACACCACCCCGATGTGCGACGTTCGCTGATGACGCAGAAGGCATACGCCGAGGGTCTGCGGGCGCTGTACCTGTTCACCGCCACCCACCAGAACGCCGAAGTGGCCAAGGCCCTGCACGGTATCGAGCCCGAGCTCGCCGCCAAGGTCAACGACCTGATGCTGCCCATCGTCAAAGGCGTGGGCTCCGAGCAGGCTTACGCCAAGCTCACCGAGTCCCTGCAGACCTTCGGCGGGTCCGGCTTCCTGCAGGACTACCCAATCGAGCAGTACATCCGCGACGCCAAGATCGACTCGCTGTACGAGGGCACCACGGCCATCCAGGCGCAGGACTTCTTCTTCCGCAAGATCGTCCGCGACAAGGGTGTGGCACTGGCTCACGTCGCAGGCCAGATCGAACAGTTCATCAAGAACGAGTCGGGCAACGGCCGGCTCAAGACCGAGCGTGAACTGCTGGCCACCGCCTTGACCGACGTCCAGGGCATGGCCGCCTCACTCACCGGGTACCTGATGGCAGCTCAGGAAGACGCCGCCAGCATCTACAAGGTGGGCACCGGTTCGGTGCGCTTCCTGATGGCCGTCGGCGACCTGATGATCGGCTGGCTGCTGGCCCGCCAGGCCGCCGTGGCCATTGCGGCTCTCGACGCCGGGGCCACGGGCGCGGACAAGTCCTTCTACGACGGCAAGGTCGCGGTGGCGTCGTTCTTCGCGAAGAACTTCCTGCCGCTGCTGACCAGCACCCGGGCCGTGATCGAGAACATCGACAACGACATCATGGAGCTCGACGAAGCCGCGTTCTGA